From Tiliqua scincoides isolate rTilSci1 chromosome 2, rTilSci1.hap2, whole genome shotgun sequence, the proteins below share one genomic window:
- the SEC14L1 gene encoding SEC14-like protein 1: protein MVQKYQSPVRVYKHPFELIMAAYERRFPTCPLIPMFVASDTVNEFKSDDGAIHVIERRCKLDVDAPRLLKKIAGVDYVYFIQKNSLNRRERTLHIEAYNETFSNRVVINEHCCYTVHPDNEDWTCFEQSASLDIKSFFGFESTVEKIAMKQYTSNIKKGKEIIEYYLKQLREEGIVYMPRWTPPVRNAVEHRTSHAGRTLSSPIKIPETAIKDGLITKDSNTCNSAADPTAGTPDDKLDADYIKRYLGDLTPLQESCLIRLRQWLQETHKGKIPKDEHILRFLRARDFNIDKSREILCQSLTWRKQHQVDYILDTWNPPQVLQDYYAGGWHHHDKDGRPLYLLRLGQMDTKGLVRALGEEALLRYVLSINEEGLRRCEENTKVFGRPISSWTCLVDLEGLNMRHLWRPGVKALLRIIEVVEANYPETLGRLLILRAPRVFPVLWTLVSPFIDDNTRKKFLIYAGNDYQGPGGLLDYIDKEIIPDFLGGECMCEVPEGGLVPKSLYRTAEELENEDIKLWTETIYQSASIFKGAPHEIFIQIVEASSVITWDFDVCKGDIVFNIYHSKRAPQPPKKDSLGGHSITSPGGNNVQLIDKAWQLGRDYSMVESPLICKEGESVQGSHVTRWPGFYILQWKFHNMPACATTNMPRVDDVLASLQVSSHKCKVMYYTEVIGSEDFRGSMSSLESSHSGFSQLSAATTSSGQSHSSSMISRWRFC, encoded by the exons GCTTATGAAAGAAGGTTTCCCACATGCCCCCTCATTCCTATGTTTGTAGCCAGTGATACTGTGAATGAATTCAAGAGCGATGATGGGGCGATCCATGTGATTGAAAGACGCTGTAAACTGGACGTAGATGCACCACGACTCCTCAAAAAG ATTGCAGGGGTAGATTATGTTTACTTTATTCAAAAGAACTCCTTGAACAGAAGAGAACGCACTTTACACATAGAGGCCTACAATGAAACTTTCTCAAACAGAGTTGTCATTAATGAACATTGCTGTTACACG GTGCACCCGGACAATGAAGACTGGACCTGTTTTGAGCAGTCTGCAAGCCTTGATATTAAATCGTTCTTTGGCTTTGAAAGCACAGTAGAAAAGATTGCCATGAAACAATACACCAGCAATATTAAAAAG GGCAAAGAAATAATTGAATACTATCTGAAGCAGCTAAGAGAAGAAGGAATAGTATATATGCCCCGTTGGACTCCCCCTGTTCGGAATGCAGTTGAACACAGAACATCTCATGCAGGACGGACACTGTCTTCTCCAATCAAAATTCCTGAAACTGCCATTAAGGATGGACTAATCACTAAGGATAGCAACACTTGTAACAGTGCAGCAGATCCCACAGCAGGAACACCTGATG ACAAGCTAGATGCAGATTACATCAAGAGATATCTGGGTGACTTGACACCACTTCAGGAAAGCTGCCTTATAAGGCTTCGACAGTGGCTTCAAGAAACACACAAAGGCAAA ATTCCAAAGGATGAACACATCTTAAGATTCTTGCGTGCTAGAGACTTCAATATCGACAAATCCAGAGAAATCCTTTGCCAGTCATTAACATGGCGCAAACAGCACCAGGTGGATTATATTCTGGATACTTGGAACCCTCCTCAGGTTCTGCAGGATTACTATGCAGGAGGCTGGCATCACCATGACAAAG ATGGGCGACCATTGTATCTGCTGAGACTTGGCCAGATGGATACCAAAGGTTTGGTGCGAGCTCTTGGGGAAGAAGCCTTGCTTCGCTAT GTTCTCTCTATAAATGAAGAAGGACTAAGGCGCTGTGAAGAAAATACAAAAGTATTTGGAAGACCTATAAG ctcttGGACTTGTTTGGTGGATCTGGAGGGCTTGAATATGCGACACTTATGGAGACCTGGTGTCAAGGCTTTACTAAGAATCATTGAAGTTGTTGAAGCCAATTATCCAGAAACACTGGGACGCCTTCTCATCCTGCGAGCTCCCAGGGTGTTTCCAGTCCTCTGGACACTG GTTAGCCCATTTATTGATGACAACACTAGAAAGAAATTCCTGATTTATGCAGGCAATGACTATCAAGGTCCTGGTGGGCTGTTGGATTACATCGACAAAGAAATTATTCCTGATTTTCTTGGTGGAGAATGCATG TGTGAAGTTCCAGAAGGTGGGCTGGTTCCCAAATCCCTGTACCGGACTGCAGAAGAATTGGAAAATGAAGACATAAAGCTGTGGACAGAAACCATCTATCAGTCAGCCAGTATCTTCAAAGGAGCACCCCATGAG ATCTTCATTCAGATTGTGGAAGCTTCCTCTGTGATCACCTGGGATTTTGATGTTTGTAAAGGTGACATTGTCTTTAACATCTATCACTCCAAGAGAGCACCACAGCCTCCTAAAAAGGATTCCCTGGGGGGCCACAGCATTACCTCTCCAGGTGGAAACAATGTGCAGCTGATAGACAAAGCTTGGCAGCTGGGACGGGACTACAGCATGGTGGAATCTCCACTCATCTGTAAGGAAGGGGAGAGTGTGCAG GGATCTCATGTTACTAGGTGGCCTGGCTTCTATATTCTCCAATGGAAGTTTCATAACATGCCTGCCTGTGCCACAACCAACATGCCTCGTGTGGATGATGTCCTGGCATCTTTACAGGTCTCATCTCATAAGTGCAAAGTGATGTACTACACAGAAGTGATTGGGTCAGAAGATTTCAG AGGGTCCATGAGCAGCCTTGAATCAAGCCACAGTGGATTTTCTCAGCTCAGTGCTGCTACAACCTCTTCTGGCCAGTCTCACTCCAGCTCTATGATTTCCAG aTGGCGATTTTGCTGA